A single region of the Eulemur rufifrons isolate Redbay chromosome 8, OSU_ERuf_1, whole genome shotgun sequence genome encodes:
- the CHRNB2 gene encoding neuronal acetylcholine receptor subunit beta-2, with protein sequence MAGRSSPVALLLGCGLLGLCSGVWGTDTEERLVEHLLDPSRYNKLIRPATNGSELVTVQLMVSLAQLISVHEREQIMTTNVWLTQEWEDYRLTWKPEEFDNMKKVRLPSKHIWLPDVVLYNNADGMYEVSFYSNAVVSYDGSIFWLPPAIYKSACKIEVKHFPFDQQNCTMKFRSWTYDRTEIDLVLKSDVASLDDFTPSGEWDIVALPGRRNENPDDSTYVDITYDFIIRRKPLFYTINLIIPCVLITSLAILVFYLPSDCGEKMTLCISVLLALTVFLLLISKIVPPTSLDVPLVGKYLMFTMVLVTFSIVTSVCVLNVHHRSPTTHTMAPWVKVVFLEKLPALLFMQQPRHHCARQRLRLRRRQREREGAGAFLFREAPGADSCTCFVNRASVQGLAGAFGAEPAPAAGLGRSGGPCGCGLREAVDGVRFIADHMRSEDEDQSVSEDWKYVAMVIDRLFLWIFVFVCVFGTIGMFLQPLFQNYTTATFLHPDHSAPSSK encoded by the exons ATGGCCGGGCGCTCCAGCCCCGTGGCGCTGCTCCTCGGCTGCGGCCTCCTCGGGCTGTGCTCAG GAGTGTGGGGTACAGATACAGAGGAGCGGCTGGTGGAGCATCTTCTGGATCCTTCCCGCTACAATAAGCTTATCCGCCCAGCCACCAATGGCTCTGAGCTGGTGACAGTACAGCTTATGGTATCACTGGCCCAGCTTATCAGTGTG CATGAGCGGGAGCAGATCATGACTACCAATGTCTGGCTGACCCAG gAGTGGGAGGATTATCGCCTCACTTGGAAGCCTGAGGAGTTCGACAACATGAAGAAAGTTCGGCTCCCTTCCAAACACATCTGGCTCCCAGATGTGGTCCTGTATAACAA TGCTGATGGCATGTATGAGGTGTCCTTCTATTCCAACGCCGTGGTCTCCTATGATGGCAGCATCTTCTGGCTGCCCCCAGCCATCTACAAGAGTGCATGCAAGATTGAAGTAAAGCACTTCCCATTTGACCAGCAGAACTGCACCATGAAGTTCCGCTCATGGACATACGACCGCACGGAGATCGACCTGGTGCTCAAGAGTGATGTGGCCAGCCTGGACGACTTCACACCCAGTGGTGAGTGGGACATTGTGGCGCTGCCCGGCCGGCGCAATGAGAACCCTGACGACTCCACCTACGTGGACATCACGTATGACTTCATCATTCGCCGCAAGCCGCTCTTCTACACCATCAATCTCATCATCCCCTGCGTGCTTATCACCTCACTGGCCATCCTCGTCTTCTACCTGCCGTCCGACTGTGGTGAGAAGATGACGCTGTGCATCTCCGTGCTGCTGGCGCTCACGGTCTTCCTGCTGCTCATCTCCAAGATCGTGCCTCCCACCTCCCTTGACGTGCCACTCGTTGGCAAGTACCTCATGTTCACCATGGTGCTTGTCACCTTCTCCATCGTCACCAGCGTGTGTGTGCTCAACGTGCACCACCGCTCGCCCACGACACACACCATGGCGCCCTGGGTGAAGGTCGTCTTTCTGGAGAAGCTGCCCGCACTCCTCTTCATGCAGCAGCCGCGCCACCACTGCGCCCGCCAGCGCCTGCGCCTGCGGCGTCGCCAGCGTGAGCGTGAGGGTGCTGGCGCCTTCCTCTTCCGCGAAGCCCCCGGGGCCGACTCCTGCACGTGCTTCGTCAACCGTGCATCCGTCCAGGGCTTGGCGGGGGCCTTCGGGGCCGAGCCCGCCCCTGCGGCAGGCCTAGGGCGCTCAGGGGGGCCGTGTGGCTGCGGCCTCCGGGAGGCGGTGGACGGCGTGCGCTTCATTGCGGACCACATGCGGAGCGAGGACGAGGACCAGAGC GTGAGTGAGGACTGGAAGTACGTCGCCATGGTGATCGACCGCCTGTTCCTCTGGATCTTCGTCTTTGTCTGTGTCTTTGGCACCATCGGCATGTTCCTGCAGCCTCTCTTCCAGAACTACACCACCGCCACCTTCCTCCACCCAGACCACTCGGCTCCCAGCTCCAAGTGA